TTCCTTCATGCTCCGTTCCTTTGGAGGGACAGCGTATCTCTAtttgcttttttaagaaaaacgACGCAGTATATCTCGCCTTTGCTGGGAGAATTGGGAAGGCTtgcattttcatgtatttaatgAAAGCTTAGCCTGGGGTGGGTGAGGGGAACACTTAGAGGGAGTGCAGAACTAGAGGAAATGGAGGCAGGAGCCACCCTCAGAAAGTATTGGTCGTTGAAGTGAGCAAGGACGTTAATGCCAAGCTGATGCTTGGCACTCTGCAAAGATAAGCAAAGCAGACGCGACATACTGCGAGACTGCttaaggagatggttggatggcatcaccgatgcaatggacaggagtttgagtaggctccggaagctgatgaacagggaagcctggcttgctgcagtccatggggcgaacagccggacacaactgaactgaaggagacagGGCGATGAAGCCCTGGACCCAGGGTGCCTCGCCAGCGTCTCCTTTAATAGGCGGGGCCGGAACTGCCGCGAGTCCCAGGCTTTGTACGTGTCGGAGGCGGAGCCGCAGAAGGCCCTAGCAGCATGGCAGCTGGCGCAGCGGGCGCCTTGACGTTTTTGGATCAGGAGAGCCGAGTCCGAGCTGGGGGGGTCGGCAGTCTGCAAGTCCCGGCCCCGGTCACTATGGACAGTTTCTTTTTCGGTATTGAGGAAAGGAGGGGCTGAGGGTGGTGCTGGGTTAGAAGCAGGGCTGAGAAACGGCAATGCAGACGTGTGCACGCCGTGGCGGgcgggatgggggggggggggtcggggGGGACGCTTCCCGCGGCAGCCTGAACCGGAGGGGAGAGCCAGGCTCCTGCCCTAGTTGTTCGGGGTGGGCCCGGGCCGAGCGCACCAGCGGTTCCTGACACGTGGCCGTGTGGATGGCCGGTTAGTCCATGACTGCAGGTGAACGGGATTTGGTAAAATGTCCTCCGCACACTGAAGCACATTCACACTGTTAACCTCTTCCAGGCTGTGAGCTCTCAGGCCACACccgctctttcaccttcaaggtGGAGGAAGAGGATGACGCGGAGCATGTGCTGGCTTTGACCATGGTAAGGGGCGGGGTAGGGGGAGTGGAGGTTAATTGGTTGACCTAAACAGGCTCTACTCGCGTGTCTATTCTTCCCCGCTCTACTGGGAGTCATCTACTCTGCTTAATCCCCACGTGGGGGCTCCCCTGGCCAGGCGATCCAGGGACCTCGGAGGCTGGGCAGGTTGTAGGGTAGATGTTTCCACTTGTGGTGTCCACCCTTATTGGGGGAGACTCCGAGGCCCTATATACCTTCCCAGCTCTGCCTCACCGAGGGGGCCAAAGATGAGTGTAATGTGGTAGAAGTCGTGGCACGGAACCATGACCACCAGGAGATCGCAGTCCCTGTGGCCAACCTCAAGTTGTCCTGCCAACCGATGGTGAGTTCCCTGGCCATACCTTGGGAGGCTGGGAGGTAGGAATTGAGGACTTCAGGACTTCTCGCAAGGTGGGGTGGGCTAGGAATGGGCCAGGCCTTCATCCTTGTCTTTCTCCCAGCTCAGTTTGGATGACTTCCAGCTCCAACCACCTGTAACCTTCCGCCTGAAGTCAGGTTCTGGCCCTGTGCGCATCACTGGGCGGCACCAGATTGGTGagaattttctcctttgcctccagTAGACTCTCCATCTGGACTCCTACCCCACCCCAGCCATATCTCCCAGTGCAGTTCCCATACAGACCCTGGACtttactgctactgctgctgctgctaagtcgcttcagtcgtgtccaactctgtgcgaccccttagacggcagcccaccaggctccgccgtccctgggattctccaggcaagagtatggagtgggttgccattgccttctccgtggacTTTACTACTCCACTTTAAAGATCCTCCACTTTGCTACTCCAGCTGTTCTTCACGGAACCTACCCCAGCTTATCCAGCTCCACTGATGTGGactcctttgaaagtgaaagtgaaagtcactcagtcgtgtccaactctttgtgaccccatggactgtagcccaccaggcttctctgtccacggaactcttcaggcaggaatactggagtgggttgccatttccttctgcaggggatcttcccgacccagggatcaaacccaggtctcccacattgcagacagactctttactgactgagccaccagggaagccctttgactCTTTGTTATCTAGTTTAGTATCTGAGGTTTTTCCCACCTAGGCCATAAGCTTTGGGAGGTCAGAGTCCCTGCAAGCCTAGAGCCACAGGGCATGAATAAATGACATGTAGTATGAAGGGGGTGTGGCTTTaacttctcttcctcccttgaCTGCTTGTGTTCCAGTTACTATAAGCAATGATCTTTCTGaggaagagagtgaagaagatgggagtgaggaggaggaagctGAGTTATGTCCTATCCTGCCTGCCAAGAAGCTGGGGCGCAGGCTCTAACACTCCCTGGTGAGTTGGAGGGGCCTGGGAAGGGACAGGAGGAGCATGTTTGGACATCAACACTGACCCCTGGTTTGCTCTCTTCAGGTCAGCTAGCTGCCTGCCACATGCACCAGGTTCCTGGACAAGTTTCAAGAACTTTGTATCTTCTCCATTGAagagggttgggggtgggggtcttGGTCTGGTGCATGGAGAACGGGTGTCCCATTCTCCAAAGGACCCTGGTGTTCTAATCCTGTACTTCACCCcgagcttcccttttctccaggagTGGGAGGAACTCTGAACTTCTATCCTGACCTTCTCTCCCCACTTGCCTGTGAGGTTGGAGGTCAGCATCTGAAGCTCAGGACtacacatttttaatattttttacatttttggatAAAGGTTGAAATAAAATGTGGATGAGGGGTTTTTTGCAGCTCATTTGTGTGGCTT
The genomic region above belongs to Cervus canadensis isolate Bull #8, Minnesota chromosome 8, ASM1932006v1, whole genome shotgun sequence and contains:
- the NPM3 gene encoding nucleoplasmin-3 gives rise to the protein MAAGAAGALTFLDQESRVRAGGVGSLQVPAPVTMDSFFFGCELSGHTRSFTFKVEEEDDAEHVLALTMLCLTEGAKDECNVVEVVARNHDHQEIAVPVANLKLSCQPMLSLDDFQLQPPVTFRLKSGSGPVRITGRHQIVTISNDLSEEESEEDGSEEEEAELCPILPAKKLGRRL